The genomic window CTTCGTCTCGAGGATGTGGTGAGCGTGTACTACTTTTTGCCGGACGCCGAAAACGCCGCGAAGGATGTCTTCCTAGTCTCTTACCAGAAGCATCTCGCCAAGCGACTGCTCTTGCACCACTATGACGAGGCGAGAGAGCAGCGTTCGATGGAGCAGTTGGTGCAGATTAAGCAAAGCCCTATACTCTTCTGCTGCCGAAGTATGCTGAAGGCGACCACCACGCAGAGCATCTACGTCGGCGCTTCGAGCGTGAATGGGGTAAAGGTGAATCCCGCTTTGCTCTCGAGAGGAACTTGGCCGAGCCTTCCGCACACCCTAGCGAGTTCCAGTGTATCTGATTCCGTACTGCGTCAGATCGAAGGAGCACAGCGCAtctgcagcacgcggcggcaTGGGCAAAGGATCGAGTTTTCGGCTCCCTACTCCTCTGCCGTGATACGGATGTTCCGACCAGCAGGGTCGACTGCGGCGGGAGACTCAGTCCAGTTGAAGGTGTCCTTCTTGCAAATGTGCATCATTGATCACTTCAACGCGAAATCGCAGTGTACCGTGCAAGAGCTATGCGAATCCCTCCAAGTATCGGAGGTGGAGTGCGCCTTCGCCTTGAATCCGTTGGTAAGTGCCACAGTTCTCAAGCTTTCTGGGGCGATGGAGCCGAGCTCCATCGTATCGCTTGGCCCATGCGATAGCTCGATTGGTGACGTGACCAACGTGATGCCGCTGGAGTTTCACAGCTTTGCTCACCGCGCCGTTGTCAAATCTCACGAGCAGCGCACGCTTCAGAGCGCGGCAAAGGCCAATCCTCAAAGGATGGAGAGCCAAGTTGTGCATACGCTGAAGCAAAGCGGCTCGAAGACGGCCGAGGAGCTGATGATATATCTCACCTCTGCGATGCAGCCTCTCATCGTGTCGCGCGGCGAGCTGAAGCGCGTGCTGGAAAAGCTCATTGAGCGCGGTCTTCTTGTCCGAGATGACTCTCAGCGCAAGTTCGTGTACTCGCCGTAGGAGCGGTGGCTTTGGATCATCGGTGGCTACCGGGCCCATGAGTCTCAGTGCTACCCACTTAGCGTTGTCAGCAGTGGAGATGCTCGTGCAGAATGCGAGGTGCTGTGGCGTACAactttccccctttttcgtGAGAGGGATTAGTGAGGGTTCGATGAACTCCTGCGCTCTTTTGAGTTGGTACCTTTTTTGTTCTACTTTGTCTATTACCGCTATGGCGGGAGCGGGGCACTGCGACTTTGCATTCTCTCCCAATTTGTTTGCTCCCTGCCTGAAGCTACTGTTGCCATCGTTCCCGTTGTTGCGCAGTGCTACCGTGATCGAGTGGCATCGATTGAATTCTTCTTCTCATTATTGCGAGCAGTTTTCTAGCAGTGATTACCAAAGAAAAGGAGATTCTAGTGCCGACAAACAGCACCAATAAAAGCAGAAGGAAAACAGAGGCCGGGCGGTGCTGAGACATTGTGTTGAGCACTTCTGTGCCCCACTGAGGCAATCGTGGCGGTGAGATGCTTTGCCGATGCTTTCCTCTGTCATCGCGACAGAGAATCAAgagtgttgtgtgtgtgctagCTGAACCGAAACTGTCCTTCTGAGGCAAGctccctcacgcacacgctcttTTCAGCTACTACTACTCCCCTCTTCCATTTCTTCCTGCGACACTTTCCGCATCCTCGCCGGATTCCTTTAAATCTTGCTCAGCTCAGTTCTGTCCGTTTTCGCTTCCGTACAAGGCGCCACGTCAGAAATCATCTCTGAATTCTGCTGCGCGCTCCAACGGACAGTGATACACAACATCGACGAGAAGGCTGCGCACGACCTCCTCGGCAAGGGTCAAGTGTTTCTCCTGGATGTGCGAGAGACATCTGAGTACCGGCGCGAGCAACTTGACGGCGCCCATCTTTCTCCCCCCTTGACCTCTCACGTAGAACAGCTTTTGAGCacagggaggggagaggagtaAGAACGCTACTCTCTGTGTTTACTGTTCCTTTGGAGCTGCTTCTCGTTCGGAAGCAGTAAAGCTGTAGAGTTTCTCAAGAGGTCAAGTGCCACATGGGGCGATGTTGCCGTGCACAACGTCGTCGGTGGCATGTCCGCGTGATGCATGATGAGCTGTCCCGTTCTCGAAGATAAGAAatcctccctctccatcgTTGGCAAGCTCATCTGAATGCCAACGCGTTGATCCTATCCGGGCCGCTGCTCTCACATTTCTACGACCCCAGCTTCATTGTTGTCCTATTCTGCGTTAGCTGCAGCCTATTTCTCTCTGGCGCTACCGACTTTTGCGGGATAGCGTTGCTGCTTCAGAAGCTTCCGTACAGCCACTGAGGGAATACAGCAAGGAAAGGCACCACGAATCTGTCGATCATCTTGCTCTCTGCTCTCCAGATAAAGCACGAACCACACAATCGTTCTCTGGGTTGTGGAGTCGAAACTGACTCTTGCGCATACCTAACGTCTTCACATTCTTTTATTGTTGCTCTGTCAACTTGTTGAGCGCTCGACTTATTGTTCCCAAGTGAAAGTCAAAACTGGAAGACCCGGTGGAATAACGAGGAGCACTTGTCTCCCTTAGTGGCATACACACTACCTCGTGTGTACACGCCATCGCAGACTCGCTTACCGGTGGCCATCGCTCACAGGTGCGTGTTCCCTCTTTCCCACGCGACCGTAGGCCTGTGCGCGACACCCTCTTCTGTGTCAGCATTTACTTGCTAGAACACAACGCCTCTTCCTTTGCTTTCCCCTTCTTTTCGTCTTCCACTTTCTGCACTCAAACTTTGCTCACTACCTGCCTGGGGAGCTCATCCTTTTTCAGTGCGGTGTGTTGCATCCACACACTATACCACGGCGCGTCGTCGTTCCTTCACGTGGGTGCGCAAGGCAAGTAGCATTACGCAGCCCACAATCTCGCTGTGCTCTAGCGAAACAGCATCACAGAAGAATCACTAAAGCCTCTGCTCTTTTCAAAAGGTAACTGCGTTGTATTTGTTCTTAGGTCCCTTCTCTCGTCTCTGATGATGGCGGCCACCTCACCGCAGTATCAGAGTGCAATACCCATACTGTGGGGAAGCCGATAACCGGGAGCCTGGCCTCGGGTACAGTTGTGGCCTCTTGGTGCTGACGGACAATTTTGGGCTGGCGCCGTGCGGAAGAGACATGCGATCATGACCACGTTTGCACCAGCTCACTACGCATCGTACCGGCGATTCAACGAATCTACCCCTTCACCTACTGTTTTTCTGCTTGTGCTGCGTTGCAGTGATGCTGAGTGTGACCATGGACCTAGCCTAAGCTCCATGCAGTGGCGTTGCAATGGGCAGAACGACGCCCAGCGGTGGTGGGCCCGGTTCCCCGACATAGCCAACGTGTGGCAGAGGCAGGAGAACTGCGGTTGTGTATCTATTTGCTGACCTGTTCATTCGACCATGAAAACGCTCGAAGAAATACGTGGCTATGCCGCCACACAGCAAGAGCTAAGCGCATCTCTGCCCGGCCGGTCACAGGCCCCGTCGCGCggcgcgaggcagccgtaGGCACACGAGGTGCTGCCATGCCCAGACCCGGTCATCGGTGCATGGCTTCTGCCTCGAACCGtacccacccccgccccgcaggtcgccccacAGCCACGCCCTCCAGGACCGGACACTGCGGACATCGGCAGtgatacatcgctctgacctccctACGTCATGCGCgcctgaccctgtcaccaccagaggtggttgTGCAGTGGCAGGAGtaggggctgcttggcttccccacagagagagtgggTACTGGACCCTGATACCACGATGAGGTGTCCCCCGTTATCAGGGACAATGAACTTTAGGTGAGGAACGCAATCAAGCACAGCGCAGCAAAGCTGCTGTTTAGGATCTAGCTGTGCGAGGTAAAGAGAGGCGCGCAGACTTCACAACATGCTCAGCTGTTTCGAGGGGGAAGAAATCGCGCAGCTTGTTTTGCTATTGCGTCTCTGATGTGGGGCGAGCTCCTGCACTTACCTCAGTGTCGAAAGCTCAGTTGTTAGAGCAGATCATAGCGCGAGGCTGCAATCAGCACTATCgagacaacaacaacgaaaagtTTTACAGAGAGAACCAATATCGCGCATTTCCAACTCGGTAGTGATGAGTCAAGTGGAGGTCGGATGGGGCACGAGGGACTGTCACTGTGCTTGCTCGTCTCCAGTTGTCAGATGCCGAGTTCTTCGAGGGGGCTCTTCACGATCGATTACTCATTCGCAGTGTAGCAGCTGCCACGTGCAGCAAGTCTGGCAGGCGTTCTCAATCACCCGACTTCCacacggaaaaaaaaacgttgCATTTGTTATGGTTGGCGTCTATCCAAACCTCATCAGATACCTCCGACCTTCTCTTTTATGAATTGCTCTCTCTGGTGAACACTCTCTCTTCTCACTTATGCACACACGTCAGCGCACCGACCTTGTTGGCGTTCGTAATACCTCTCCCTTCTTGAGCaggcgctctctctccctcgtcggCAGGTCGCTTCTTCCACAATCTGCCTACTGTAACACCTGTTGATCTCGCACGCACAATACTACTCTCGAAACCGTGCCACAACACTCGTTGAGAGGTCTGGCAAGCAGGAGCAAACAGAAGTGCCTTTTCTTCGACCTCTTCGAACGAAAAATGACGCAAGTACCCGGCGCGACGGTGAAGCTATCCGAGATGCCTAAGGAGATGGAGAACTTTGCCATTTTCTGTGCACAGGAGGGGCTCGCGAAACTGCGAACTGCGCAGGAGCTAGCCAGCTTTATTCGAAAGGAGTTCGAAAAGAAATATGGCCCGACGTGGAACTGCTTTGTTGGCCGGAACTTTGGTAGCTTTGTCACGCACGAAGAGGGTAACTATGTGTACTTCTACGTTGGTCAAACCGGTGTTCTGCTTTTCAAGTCGTCTTAGTGATTTCTGGCGAATGACGtagtgcacacacacacacacacacacacgtgcggaGTGTGTTGCCAATGCCAGCGATGCCCGCGAAGTGAAGCTGCTCTGCGTGACACGTCGGCGACCGCAAGCTATGTGCGGCCTTTTTGCAGCTCGTTCATGGCCGTAGGTGGTACTGCTTTGGCAAATTTTCTATCCCTTGCATAAAAGGGCATGAATGATGTAAATCAGTGTGTCGTGGTGTCTGTGTCTTTCTGCGTGGATTACACGTGCGCCACGCGCGGACAGTCAACGCCCCACACGAAAAAGAACAAAGGAGGTGAGTAAATTGAAAATAGTGCTCATGTGTTGCACTAGAAAACCTGCCTTGCTATGCGTGTGGTGTCTcctgtgttgtgtgtgcttgggGGCACAGCGACCAGCTGACTTCAAAAGAAGAGGCCTACTTTGAACCCGCTGAGATGCTTTCTTTTGGCGCAAGGCACTCCGCGTGTGCCATCAGGGGTTGCTCATAAAGGGAATGTGATGGGCGGAGAGTGTGCCGTCAtgttttttttcctttcttgTGCGGTGACACATGCTCGTCTATTTCTTTTCGCTTCCACTGACTCCTccaccccttctcccctGTCGACGAAAAGGTACAAAAAATGCAGAAAGCAAGGGCTGACAGGGACAGCTGGAGTAGGTGTATCCATGCCCCGCGGATCCGCTTGTAAGCAGAGTATGTGCGGCGAGTGGCTCACCCCGCTTGGCAGCTTCGCTACGCACGAGTACTACCGCTCTGTTCAAGAGGAAGTTAtcgcgtggtggcggcaacACCAGCGCCAAGACCTCCCATGGCGGCAAACGCTCCCtcgtggcagcggtgacTTAAGCGGAGCGGTCGACGGGGAGAAGCACCGTACAAGTGCTACCACGGCACGCTATGATCCATACCAGGTATGGGTGTCCGAAGTAATGTCGCAGCAAACACGTATGGAGACTGTCATACCGTACTACGTCGCGTGGATGAAGAGGTTTCCGTCGATTGAGGCGCTCGCAGCGTCAACGGAGGACGAGGTGAAATCTGTGTGGGCAGGCATGGGGTACTATCGTCGCGCTATGTACCTGCGCAAAGGGGCGAAGTACCTCCTCGAGCGGTCcaaggaaaaggagggaaCCGCGGCGGTTTGTATGCCGTCCTCCCAAGAGGAACTCTTGAAAGTCCCTGGGATAGGCCCATACACATCGGCTGCCATCACCTCCATGTGCTTCGGCAAACCCGTGTGCTCTGTGGACGGTAATGTGATACGCGTCCTGAGTCGtctccgcggcgcgcgagaTTTTGATCCCAAAGTTCCGGCGAATGTCaaagaggcggcggcgtggggGCAGCGGCTCATGGGCAACTCacccaccacctccgccgtgGTTTGCCAAGACCCGAGCGCTTTGAATCAAGGACTGATGGAGCTGGGTGCGTCGGTGTGTCGCCCGAGTGGAGCGCCGCTCTGCACCTCATGTCCCTTACAGAGGTTTTgccgcgccagcgcg from Leishmania major strain Friedlin complete genome, chromosome 28 includes these protein-coding regions:
- a CDS encoding putative Dynein light chain LC6, flagellar outer arm; this encodes MTQVPGATVKLSEMPKEMENFAIFCAQEGLAKLRTAQELASFIRKEFEKKYGPTWNCFVGRNFGSFVTHEEGNYVYFYVGQTGVLLFKSS
- a CDS encoding putative A/G-specific adenine glycosylase, yielding MPRGSACKQSMCGEWLTPLGSFATHEYYRSVQEEVIAWWRQHQRQDLPWRQTLPRGSGDLSGAVDGEKHRTSATTARYDPYQVWVSEVMSQQTRMETVIPYYVAWMKRFPSIEALAASTEDEVKSVWAGMGYYRRAMYLRKGAKYLLERSKEKEGTAAVCMPSSQEELLKVPGIGPYTSAAITSMCFGKPVCSVDGNVIRVLSRLRGARDFDPKVPANVKEAAAWGQRLMGNSPTTSAVVCQDPSALNQGLMELGASVCRPSGAPLCTSCPLQRFCRASALLRGGDIEAIEGVIPVRAAKMAKRSARKLCVVHEMSASRIGDARRFVVVRRPANGLLGGMLEFPTVNASAADDEEAVVPLLKHPLSMLAWKARARPTFARLCGNVRHIFSHIVMDVGVAHVQWPADADGAALLKRVAEVVDDHCAGDCCNELPTAARIFLMSEADLRENAPSRLMLKVLQKVSSVEVKQVRTSRTGKRAIQESSDSLSPHKKVARGEQARS